In Desulfobacter hydrogenophilus, the genomic stretch ATCCCCGGGCCCACCCCGGCAGACCAAAAACAAGCCTATGGAAAGTACAGGTCCCGGCCTACGGCCATGGATATCAGTGCCGACGGGAACACCCTTTACATTCTGACCTACAAGCACGCCTATGTATATTCCCGCACCCCGGACCAGACATGGGATTTGGTCTTTTCAAAATCGCCCCTGCAGATCACCCTGCCGCACCCGTCCAAGACCATGGTCCAGCGTGAGGCATTGGGGCTTGACCAGACAAGTGGGAACATCTTTATTACCTCGGAAAAAGCCCTTGCCCCCATCTATGTGGTTGAGCCGGCACACTGATCTGACGAATAATCAAATACGCTGTATGTGAATTGTAGGTGCTGGTAAAATCGGGGACATAAAATCGGGGACAGACCCCGATTTATGTGCCGCCGAAGACTTCATTTTGTTTTACCTAGTGGTATAGGGTTATGAAGCGTGCCGGGTTGGGTTTTGACCGTCTCCCGATTTGCTGTTCATGACCTTCCCGTGGTGCTAAAACGGCCAAAAAACAGGTATAAAAAAACCGGACATAACAATGACTATGATATTCAAGGGCAAGCCCAGTTTGATGAAATCTGAAAATCTGTACCCGCCGGGGCCATAGACCAGAAGATTTGTCTGGTATCCAATGGGGCTTGCATAACAAGCACTGGCGCCAAAACAGATGCCGATTATAAACGGCCTGGTATCAACGCCAAGTGAGACCGCCGTAGAGATGGCTATGGGAAGCAGGAGCACGGCTGTTGCATTATTACTTAAAACATGGCTGCTGACACTGGTCAAAAAAATAATGGCAAAAAGGATAATATGCGGCCCCTTGCCATGGAACAGATTTAAAAACGCCTCGGCATAGAGCTCGGTTGCACCGGTTTTCTGCATGGCCAACCCCAAAGCCAGGGTCCCGATAATCAGGAGAAGCACTTCGGGCTGGAGAGATCGGTAGGCATCTTTCAAACTCAGGCAATGCGTGAGTGTCATTAAAAAAACGCCGGTAAGGGCACAAATCATGATGTCGCTGAGCCCTATAGTGGCTGCCAGCACGACGGCAGCAAAAATGCCGGAGGCAATGCGAGCCTTTTCTTTGTCAATGATTGTGTGGTGGATATCCTCAATCATCACAAAGTCTGAATTCCTTCTGATTTTATCCAACTTGTTCCTGGGGCACTGTACCAGAATAATATCTCCTATCTTAAGTTTCACTTTTTTTATTTTGCGATAGGAAAAGTAACTCATGCGGCTTCGTATTGCGATAATACGTATATCTGAATCGTACTGCAATTCTGCAGATATCAAAGGTTCCCTTAAAAGGGATGAAAGCGGAGGGATAATGAGTTCGACAATGAGATCGTCTTCGGGTTTCCCGCCAAAGGTAAAATTTTCATCACCATGAACCAATGACAATTTTTTACTCTGCAGACAGGAGATCATGTCCTGTGCGGCCCCCTTTACCAGAAGGATGTCGCCAGGCATTATAGTCATATCCTGTCTGGATGGATCAAAGATGCCGCCGTTCCTGAAAAGTTCAACCACATCCAGGCCTAAATTTTTATCGGCATACTGAGTGATATCCTTTTCCCCGATCAATGGACTTTTTTCAGTTACTATCAGTTCTGCAATATATTTATTTTCCTTGCCTTCATCCAGCTCACATACGGGTCCGATGCGGCCGGGCATCAGCTTGGGTGCTATCAGGAATAAAAAAAGGATGCCCATTACGGCGATGGGTCCCCCAAGGCGGCTAAGTTCAAACATGGAGAGCTGATCATAGCCTTCAAGGTAGGCAAGATCGCTTACAATGATGTTGGTGGACGTTCCGATCAGCGTGGATGTGCCTGCCAGAATCGATACATAGGACAGTGGGATAAGCAGCTTGGACGGAGAAAAATCACATTCACAGCTCAATGCCATGACAATGGGGATAAAAAGAACCACAACCGGTGTGTTATTGATAAACGCAGACAACACGGCAACGGCCGTAAGAATAATAACAAAGGCATATTGCCGTTTGCCTTGGGAAAATTTTAGAACCAGCTCCGTAAGAAAACCGACGGCGCCGGTCCGAATAAGCCCGTGGCTCAACAGAAACATGGCCCCCACAGTGATCACGGCAGGATTGGCAAACCCGGCCACAGCCTGTGCCGGAGTAAGGATGCCGGTCAAGGCAAGAAGAACCATGATGCCGATGGCGGTTTTATCAACCGATATTTTTTCAGAAATTAAAAGAATAAGGGTTAGGAGCAATATCAGTGATACCACAAGAATCGGCATATTCATCATGGGAATAGACTTTCTTTGTTTTCACCCCAACACTGCAGGCAATTTTATACAGTGTCGGGGTGAATTCACATTCGGGTTAATAATAACTGACACTCGTCGTCTATTGAATTCAGATCGGCATGGACAATAGAAATCAACAAGCACTTTATGCCAGGCTCGGCTTTCATTCAGCGGGAGCCCTGGACAAATATCCGCGTTCTCAGATGTTTCCCGGGGAATAAAGATATTCCACCATCTGTTTTCGATATCTAATCTCATCATACACCTCCGTGTATCAAGATTCAATTTTTGATCCAGGCAAATGATGAATATGCCTCAATCCCATACAATAGTTCATAAAACGATTATTTCAATGTCGTAAAAAAACGTCAGTCCAGAGCTTGAGCTCCGGCTGGTATCGATCGGGATATGTGTCCACTCTCAACCCCTAAAGACCAATATGATCATATCCTTCGCCCCGGGCCAGACACCATGCCTTGCAGGCGATAATTTTTACTTAGCCCTTGGTTGGACTTTTTACGAATTCAGAACGGATTCAGCAATTATAATTGCTTTTTTTGGGAGACTCATGCATGAATAAACTATGCCAGGCACTGGAAAAATCAGCCCGGCCCACCGCACTACTAAGGAACGCAGATTAAAAAATATAACGACGATGCTGTTTTCAACAAGGGGGCAAAATGGAAGTCGCATTTATCGGACTGGGGATCATGGGCAGCCGAATGGCTGCAAATCTATTAAAAAAGAATAAAGCATTGACGGTTTTTAACCGGTCTGCCGGACCCATTCAAAAATTGGCAGCACAAGGAGCGATTGCAGCAGATTCATATCGAGATGCGGTGAAGGATGCCGAAGTTGTATTTACCATGCTACCCCTCCCGGAAGTGATTGAAACGGTCGCGTTTTCAAAGGATGGCTTTGTGCCGGAAATGAAGAAGAATGCGATCTGGGTGGATTGCTCAACCGTAAACCCCTCTTTTTCCAGAAAAAATTTTTTACGCGCAAAGAAGAGCGGCATCCGGTTCATGGATGCGCCGGTATCCGGAACAAAACCAAATGCAGAAAATGCAGACCTGACTTTCATTGTCGGTGCTGAAAAAAGTGACCTGGAAGCCGTCAGGCCTTTGCTGGAATATATGGGACAAAAAATTATGCATGTGGGAGAACCCGGTAAGGGTACGGCATTTAAAATGCTTGTAAATTCGCTGTTGGCCCAGTCTATGCTGGCCCTTTCGGAAAACATACTGCTGGGTGAGCAGCTTGGGTTCTCAAGGGATTTTTTACTGGATACCCTGCCGAAAATGTCGGTCTGTGCGCCGTTTACCCAGGCCAAGGCGGAAATGATCCGCAAAGACGATTTTGAAGTCCAGTTCCCTTTGGAATGGATGCACAAGGACCTGCACCTGGCTGCCTTGACTGCATATGAACAGGGCCAACCCCTGCCATTGGCAAACCTGGCAAAAGAACTTTATGCCGCTGCAAAACAAGACGGTTTAGGGCGGAAAGATTTTTCTGCAATTTATCAATTTATGAAAAACTGACCCGATCTTTGGACTTTGTTCAGGGACTCGGAGCAAATAAATGCCACATATTTTTCACCGTGGATACGAAAAAAAGACAAGTACATTTTTTGGAGGTATTCTTTCCGAGTCCCTTAATATTCACCTGAACGCTATTCAAGCAAAAATATTGTCCGGTTTATAGGGATGGGTGCCCTCGATGACTTCAACGCCTGATTTTGCCTTGATTTTTTTAATGATTGTATCTTTATGGGGACAGTGATCAATGATACAGGGGGCAATATGAATCTTGGTTACTTTTTCGCCCATGGGTTTGTTCCACAGGCTAACCTGGGCCAACCGGGTAACAATAGTGGCCCCTGGACAGTCACCGCAGTTGATCAACCCCATGATCTCAGCGTCCTGGTCTTTGTAAGCCGCGAATTCACCCTCTCTGCGGTTAAATCCAACCAGACATCTGCTGCATCCGATACAAACATCATCCATCGCTTTTTTACAACCAACAATTAATACTTTTTCCATTCCCATTCCTCCATTGGTGTTGGGGTTACAATTTTGATAAACCTCACAGGAAAGGACTTAAAGCAATGCCCGTGCCATATAAAAAACAATAACAAGGTAGATAAAATTAATTTATATTTTCAATATCTTATATATGCATTGTGATGAGTCACATTTTCCCGAAACAAAAACTTGATCATCAACCGGGCCCATTAAGTCGCACAGATGCAACTTTTCATTTCAGCAGGCCCAATGAAAACAGGCCCCATGACCTGGTATTGGCTTTCAATTGGGTCCTTCTGCAGTGCTGATCCTCGGCCCGGATGGTTACAAGTATTTCCGATGAGTAACGCCCGGATTAATCTGTTTTTAGCCTTTGAAATTTTATGAATTATTCACGGACTGCTTTGCGTGTTTTGCAGATATTTTAAAGTTAATCAGCCAGGCAATAATCGCTCCGCAAATTACACCTCCAGAATTTGCAAATATATCCATCCATTCTCCATAACGATTTATAAACGGTTGAATAAGTTCAATGGCGCCACTGTATAAAATAAAAAACAAACCCAATATGACCCAATTAGCGGGCTTACGAAGTGCTGTCGGTAACATGAGCATAGCGTAGGCAATGAAATGGTGCGTTTTATCTGTGCCGGGTGCCGGCGGTAAAGCATCTAACGGCAAAAGAGAAAAAACCGTAATTGTTGTTAAAATAACCAATGTTAAGGCTTTCCATCGTTTTTTGATTTCATCTACAAATCTTTTCATTCGACTTTGTTTTTTAACATCAATAAATATTCTCTGATCTTAGGACCATGGCAACAATAAAATTTAATGGTCCTAAATCCGGGCAATTATCTCTTTCAATGCCTGAAACGATTTTAATTTTTTTTTCTGACTGGATATCTCTTTATTTGCATTTCTGATCAGCTGTCTTAAGCGCTGGCGGTCCATGTCAGGGACGGCTGACAGGATTGTTTCCATGGTGTCGTCATCCCCGGTCAGCAGCCTGTCTAAAACCACCTGAATGTCCTTTTCTATTTGTGGATCAATTTCGGATTTGGGCCTGTAAATACCGGTGGGAGCAATTTTCAGCTGTTCAATTGCGGCCAGAAGGGGTTCCGGGTCCACCTGCCTCATCAGGGTGCCAATATACTGTCGGTGGCGTCTGCCCGCCACATTGGCGGTGATGGATTTTGCTTCTACCAGGGCCTTGAACAGTTCGGGATCAAGGTCAAGCCGCTCAAGCTGATCAACGGAAAGTAGGCTTAAATCCTCTCCAAGCTTTTGAAGGTTTTCGGCCATCTTTTTTTTCTGTGTTTTGCTTAAGGGCAGTGGCGCATCGGGCGTGTTGTCTGGGGATAAAGTCATTGGTATAATTTTTTATCTGTAAAATGGGTTGCAGGTTCAATGGGTGGTGTTGTGTTGTGTTTTCATCCGGGTGCGATAAAATGTTTCCTGGATTATGAAGGCATCTGAACAGGCTCTGTGCCGGGTCAGCGCCATGGAGGCGATAATACTGTCCTTGGTGGTGTGCCATATTTCCATCTGGGGTTCGGTCAGTATGCATTCCAGGGGACTGATGGTGAAGGCCTGGCGGATACCGGCCTCGGAAAAAAGCCGGGTCACCCAGAGTTTGTCCGTCACCCATCCATCCGAATAAACGGTCAGGCCTTTCAAAACACGGTTTAATCCCTTGGCCACGTAATTCAGGGGTTTACCGTATTTAATCAGAACTTCCCGGGAAATGTGGTGAGTGTCCTGGGCTGCCGTGTCCCAATGGGTCCAACGGTCCGCCGGGAGAATCAGGCTACAGTATCTGTTCTCTCCTTCA encodes the following:
- a CDS encoding SLC13 family permease — encoded protein: MMNMPILVVSLILLLTLILLISEKISVDKTAIGIMVLLALTGILTPAQAVAGFANPAVITVGAMFLLSHGLIRTGAVGFLTELVLKFSQGKRQYAFVIILTAVAVLSAFINNTPVVVLFIPIVMALSCECDFSPSKLLIPLSYVSILAGTSTLIGTSTNIIVSDLAYLEGYDQLSMFELSRLGGPIAVMGILFLFLIAPKLMPGRIGPVCELDEGKENKYIAELIVTEKSPLIGEKDITQYADKNLGLDVVELFRNGGIFDPSRQDMTIMPGDILLVKGAAQDMISCLQSKKLSLVHGDENFTFGGKPEDDLIVELIIPPLSSLLREPLISAELQYDSDIRIIAIRSRMSYFSYRKIKKVKLKIGDIILVQCPRNKLDKIRRNSDFVMIEDIHHTIIDKEKARIASGIFAAVVLAATIGLSDIMICALTGVFLMTLTHCLSLKDAYRSLQPEVLLLIIGTLALGLAMQKTGATELYAEAFLNLFHGKGPHIILFAIIFLTSVSSHVLSNNATAVLLLPIAISTAVSLGVDTRPFIIGICFGASACYASPIGYQTNLLVYGPGGYRFSDFIKLGLPLNIIVIVMSGFFIPVFWPF
- a CDS encoding NAD(P)-dependent oxidoreductase, producing the protein MEVAFIGLGIMGSRMAANLLKKNKALTVFNRSAGPIQKLAAQGAIAADSYRDAVKDAEVVFTMLPLPEVIETVAFSKDGFVPEMKKNAIWVDCSTVNPSFSRKNFLRAKKSGIRFMDAPVSGTKPNAENADLTFIVGAEKSDLEAVRPLLEYMGQKIMHVGEPGKGTAFKMLVNSLLAQSMLALSENILLGEQLGFSRDFLLDTLPKMSVCAPFTQAKAEMIRKDDFEVQFPLEWMHKDLHLAALTAYEQGQPLPLANLAKELYAAAKQDGLGRKDFSAIYQFMKN
- a CDS encoding CGGC domain-containing protein produces the protein MEKVLIVGCKKAMDDVCIGCSRCLVGFNRREGEFAAYKDQDAEIMGLINCGDCPGATIVTRLAQVSLWNKPMGEKVTKIHIAPCIIDHCPHKDTIIKKIKAKSGVEVIEGTHPYKPDNIFA
- a CDS encoding VanZ family protein, which encodes MKRFVDEIKKRWKALTLVILTTITVFSLLPLDALPPAPGTDKTHHFIAYAMLMLPTALRKPANWVILGLFFILYSGAIELIQPFINRYGEWMDIFANSGGVICGAIIAWLINFKISAKHAKQSVNNS
- the yjgA gene encoding ribosome biogenesis factor YjgA, yielding MTLSPDNTPDAPLPLSKTQKKKMAENLQKLGEDLSLLSVDQLERLDLDPELFKALVEAKSITANVAGRRHRQYIGTLMRQVDPEPLLAAIEQLKIAPTGIYRPKSEIDPQIEKDIQVVLDRLLTGDDDTMETILSAVPDMDRQRLRQLIRNANKEISSQKKKLKSFQALKEIIARI